The Mustelus asterias chromosome 23, sMusAst1.hap1.1, whole genome shotgun sequence genome window below encodes:
- the LOC144510927 gene encoding transcription factor SOX-8-like: MSIGVPDPNRDSEREPPGSSPGLAVDIHNPRFHFASVLLCDSEAAIWLLSENEKRPFVEEAERLRVQHKKDHPDYKYQPRRRKSVKNGQADAEQGAEQSHLPVSQLYKGGHPGDSLPGGRALPDGHHPSEHTGHAQGPPTPPTTPKTDLHVGKHELKREGRPMAENGRQNIDFSNVDISELSSEVINNMETFDVHEFDQYLPLNGHAVPLSADHSHGPNPAGSYSAAYITSSSPAQVVWNHKSASSSSPSSSVSSEPSQQRPHIKTEQLSPSHYNDQQHGSSPQTDYSSYSNQGCSPASAATAAFSGSQCDYSDVQTPNYYNPYSGYPSSIYQYPYFHSSRRPYASPLLNTLSIPPSHSPTNWDQPVYTTLTRP; the protein is encoded by the exons ATGAGCATTGGAGTCCCAGACCCCAACCGTGACTCTGAGAGGGAGCCGCCCGGCTCTTCTCCAGGGCTGGCAGTAGATATCCATAACCCCCGCTTCCATTTCGCTTCTGTCCTCCTCTGTGATTCGGAGGCAGCCATCTG gTTGTTGAGTGAGAACGAGAAGCGACCCTTTGTGGAGGAGGCTGAACGGCTGAGGGTGCAGCACAAGAAGGACCATCCCGACTACAAGTACCAGCCCCGGCGGAGGAAGAGCGTGAAGAACGGGCAGGCGGACGCGGAGCAGGGCGCTGAGCAAAGCCACCTGCCCGTCAGCCAGCTGTACAAGGGCGGCCACCCCGGAGACAGCCTGCCCGGAGGGAGAGCGCTTCCCGATGGACACCACCCGTCTGAACACACAG gccatgcacaagggcccccaacaccacccaccacccccaaaaCCGACCTCCATGTAGGGAAGCATGAGCTGAAAAGGGAGGGGCGCCCCATGGCGGAGAATGGCCGCCAGAACATCGACTTCAGCAACGTGGACATCAGTGAGTTGAGCAGCGAGGTCATCAACAACATGGAGACCTTTGATGTCCACGAGTTTGACCAGTATCTACCACTGAATGGCCACGCAGTGCCTCTCTCGGCTGACCACAGCCATGGACCGAACCCAGCAGGCTCCTACAGTGCCGCCTACATAACCAGCAGCAGCCCAGCCCAAGTTGTCTGGAACCACAAGAGTGCCTCATCCTCTTCACCTTCATCATCAGTTTCCAGTGAACCAAGTCAGCAAAGGCCGCACATTAAGACCGAACAGCTCAGCCCAAGTCACTACAACGACCAACAGCATGGCTCTTCACCACAAACCGATTATAGCTCCTACAGTAACCAGGGTTGCTCGCCTGCCAGTGCTGCCACCGCTGCCTTTTCTGGCTCCCAGTGTGACTATTCAGATGTCCAGACCCCCAATTACTACAATCCTTATTCTGGCTACCCTTCGAGCATCTACCAGTACCCGTATTTCCATTCATCCCGTCGCCCTTACGCTTCGCCCCTCCTGAATACTCTGTCCATTCCTCCATCTCACAGTCCGACCAACTGGGACCAACCAGTCTACACGACCCTCACCAGGCCGTAG